One stretch of Natronobacterium gregoryi SP2 DNA includes these proteins:
- a CDS encoding transcription initiation factor IIB encodes MSQTTVDAIESRSREREREVTRSERGTCPECNGRIRPDDDRGERVCSDCGLVSGGDEIDYGPEWRSFDEDGNSRGRVGAPITQRRHDKGLSTTIGWEDRDAYGNELSARKRSKLNRLRTWNERFTSTNSQERNLKQALGELERMASALGLPEPCRETAAIIYRQAVDADLLLGRSIEAVATASLYAAARQHGTPRTFSTFESVSRVDEPPIKRAYRQLSSDLGLEMAPPDPDHYLRQFTSSLGVSEETERVARDVLAAAKEEQLHVGKNPAGVAAAAIYAAGRLTNEHVTQETIDDATGVSKFTIRNRYQELLDAYGIYEN; translated from the coding sequence ATGTCCCAAACGACCGTCGACGCGATCGAAAGCAGGTCACGAGAGAGAGAACGCGAGGTCACGCGGTCGGAACGAGGGACCTGTCCGGAGTGTAACGGCCGGATTCGCCCGGACGACGACCGGGGTGAACGCGTGTGTTCGGACTGCGGATTAGTGTCCGGCGGCGACGAAATCGATTACGGCCCGGAGTGGCGCTCCTTCGACGAAGACGGGAACAGTCGAGGACGAGTCGGCGCTCCAATCACACAGCGTCGACACGACAAAGGGCTCAGCACGACGATCGGCTGGGAAGACCGAGACGCGTACGGAAACGAACTTTCGGCACGCAAACGCTCCAAACTCAACCGGCTTCGAACCTGGAACGAACGGTTCACTTCGACGAACTCCCAGGAGCGAAACCTCAAACAGGCCCTGGGCGAACTCGAGCGCATGGCGTCGGCGCTTGGCCTCCCGGAACCGTGTCGCGAGACCGCTGCGATCATCTACCGGCAGGCGGTCGACGCGGACCTGCTGCTCGGGCGGTCGATCGAAGCGGTGGCGACCGCCAGCCTGTATGCCGCTGCACGCCAACACGGAACACCACGAACGTTCAGCACGTTCGAATCGGTAAGTCGCGTCGACGAACCCCCCATCAAGCGGGCGTACCGACAGCTTTCGAGTGACCTCGGCCTCGAGATGGCACCACCCGACCCCGATCACTACCTCCGGCAGTTTACCTCGAGTCTCGGGGTGAGCGAAGAGACCGAACGCGTCGCTCGAGACGTCCTTGCCGCAGCGAAAGAGGAACAACTTCACGTCGGGAAGAACCCGGCCGGAGTTGCGGCGGCGGCGATCTACGCGGCCGGCCGGCTGACGAACGAGCACGTCACTCAGGAAACGATCGACGACGCGACCGGCGTGAGCAAGTTCACGATCAGGAATCGGTACCAGGAGTTACTTGATGCGTACGGAATCTACGAAAACTAG
- a CDS encoding SDR family oxidoreductase — MVAVSDAEVFLTGFPGFLGSALLERILARGDGPVACLVQPQYLETARQRAREITARIDGDEDAIRLYEGDITEPDLGLGETSFGDRCELYHLAAVYDLGVDRDLAEAVNVQGTEHVLEFAERLDVDRFHYVSTCYVSGRYDGVFIEDHLQEGQSFNNHYEETKYRAEVAVRDRMNDGLPATIYRPAIVVGDSQTGETDKYDGPYYLLRLLLAQPAWLSMAFSLPDSSDAELNVVPRNYVVDAIACLSDREETAGEVYQLCDPAPLSVPRFVDVIAEAAGHRTLTLPTTKPIAQTVTTRLESSLPLESATLDYLDHPTRYACPKTLQALEGTGLEVPPFESYVDRLVAYALENPDVGDEAMV; from the coding sequence GTGGTTGCCGTGAGCGACGCCGAAGTCTTTCTCACCGGGTTCCCGGGCTTTCTCGGCTCGGCACTGCTCGAGCGCATCCTCGCCCGCGGCGACGGGCCAGTCGCCTGTCTGGTCCAGCCACAGTACCTCGAGACCGCACGCCAACGAGCGCGAGAGATCACCGCCAGGATCGACGGCGACGAAGACGCGATTCGGCTCTACGAGGGCGACATCACCGAACCCGACCTCGGACTGGGCGAGACGTCATTCGGCGACCGCTGTGAACTGTACCACCTCGCGGCCGTCTACGACCTCGGCGTCGACCGCGACCTGGCAGAAGCGGTCAACGTCCAGGGGACCGAACACGTCCTCGAGTTCGCCGAGCGTCTCGACGTCGACCGCTTTCACTACGTCAGCACCTGCTACGTCAGCGGCCGGTACGACGGCGTGTTCATCGAAGACCACCTGCAAGAAGGGCAATCGTTCAACAACCACTACGAAGAGACCAAGTACCGAGCAGAGGTCGCGGTTCGGGACCGGATGAACGACGGCCTGCCCGCGACGATCTACCGACCCGCGATCGTCGTCGGCGACAGCCAAACCGGCGAGACCGACAAGTACGACGGCCCGTACTACCTGCTTCGGCTCCTGCTCGCCCAGCCCGCGTGGCTCTCGATGGCGTTCTCGCTGCCTGACTCGAGCGACGCCGAGCTAAACGTCGTCCCCAGAAACTACGTCGTCGACGCCATCGCGTGCCTGAGCGACCGTGAGGAGACCGCAGGCGAGGTCTATCAGCTCTGTGATCCCGCGCCACTGTCGGTCCCGCGATTCGTCGACGTCATCGCCGAGGCAGCCGGCCACCGTACCCTCACGCTGCCGACGACGAAACCGATCGCCCAGACAGTGACGACGCGACTCGAGTCGTCGCTGCCGCTCGAGTCCGCCACCCTCGACTACCTCGACCACCCGACGCGGTACGCCTGCCCGAAGACGCTGCAGGCGCTCGAGGGGACCGGACTCGAGGTGCCGCCGTTCGAATCCTACGTCGATCGACTCGTCGCGTACGCGCTCGAGAACCCCGATGTCGGCGACGAGGCGATGGTCTAG
- a CDS encoding succinic semialdehyde dehydrogenase: MGQTSGPQIFAETTLAARRLERLSARIEAPGERSSLEVRTPVTDEAIGSVPACTANDVSAAVERARSAQSGWERATIDERAAILERFGDLVLDRREELLDLVQLETGKSRQHAVEEVLDVPLTCSYYAANGVSVLADADRSSAVPLAADATVTYDPVGVVGVISPWNYPLTLAMTDAVPALLAGNAVVCKPDERTPFIALALAELLAEAGLPAGLFQVVTGEGETVGPALVDEVDYVTFTGGTETGRTVAKQAGRNLIGCSLELGGKNPMLVLDDADIETAARGAVKGAFTNAGQLCLAPERIYVDEHRYDEFLDAFVGATRRLELGLEFEYGPAVGSLIDDDHLESVREFVDDAVENGASLLSGGRSRPDVGPFCYEPTILTDVDPDSRVACEETFGPVVSVHAVSSVDEAIERANDSEYGLNASVWTADRKRGRAVAREIDCGTVCVNDPYTVGWAAIDAPMGGFGDSGLGRRHGPEGLKRYVDVRTIATSRIGPMDAPPGISPRWFARFMFGLTAVQRRLARWLP, encoded by the coding sequence ATGGGACAGACGAGCGGACCGCAAATTTTCGCGGAGACGACGCTCGCTGCCAGACGTCTCGAGCGACTCTCGGCCCGCATCGAAGCGCCTGGCGAGCGGTCGTCGCTCGAGGTTCGGACGCCAGTCACCGACGAAGCGATCGGATCGGTCCCGGCCTGTACGGCCAACGACGTCTCGGCTGCGGTCGAACGCGCCCGCTCAGCCCAGTCCGGTTGGGAGCGGGCGACGATCGACGAGCGGGCGGCGATACTCGAACGGTTCGGCGACCTCGTCCTCGACCGGCGGGAAGAACTGCTCGACCTCGTGCAACTCGAGACGGGGAAGTCCCGCCAGCACGCCGTCGAGGAGGTACTCGACGTGCCGTTGACCTGCTCGTACTACGCGGCAAACGGTGTCTCGGTCCTCGCAGACGCGGACCGCTCCAGTGCGGTGCCACTAGCCGCAGACGCGACAGTCACGTACGATCCCGTCGGCGTCGTCGGCGTCATCTCGCCGTGGAACTATCCACTGACGCTCGCGATGACCGACGCCGTTCCCGCGTTACTCGCCGGCAACGCCGTCGTCTGCAAACCCGACGAGCGAACGCCGTTCATCGCGTTGGCACTCGCAGAACTGCTGGCCGAGGCCGGCCTCCCTGCTGGCCTGTTCCAGGTCGTCACCGGCGAAGGGGAGACGGTCGGTCCAGCGCTGGTCGACGAAGTCGACTACGTCACCTTCACGGGTGGCACCGAGACTGGCCGAACAGTCGCCAAACAGGCTGGTCGGAACCTGATCGGTTGCTCGCTCGAGCTCGGCGGCAAGAACCCGATGCTCGTTTTAGACGACGCCGACATCGAGACAGCCGCCCGCGGTGCGGTCAAGGGCGCGTTCACGAACGCCGGCCAGCTCTGTCTCGCGCCCGAACGGATCTACGTCGACGAACACCGGTACGACGAGTTTCTCGATGCTTTCGTCGGTGCGACACGACGCCTCGAGCTCGGCCTCGAGTTCGAGTACGGCCCCGCAGTCGGCTCGCTGATCGACGACGACCACCTCGAGTCCGTCCGTGAGTTCGTCGACGACGCCGTCGAGAACGGCGCGTCGCTGCTCTCGGGCGGCCGTTCCCGTCCAGACGTCGGCCCGTTCTGTTACGAACCGACGATCTTGACCGACGTCGACCCCGACTCACGGGTCGCCTGCGAGGAGACGTTCGGTCCCGTCGTCTCCGTCCACGCCGTCTCGAGCGTCGACGAAGCGATCGAGCGGGCGAACGACTCCGAATACGGGCTGAACGCGAGCGTCTGGACGGCCGACCGCAAGCGCGGCCGTGCGGTCGCCCGCGAAATCGACTGTGGCACCGTCTGCGTCAACGATCCCTACACCGTCGGCTGGGCGGCGATCGACGCGCCGATGGGCGGCTTCGGCGACTCGGGGCTCGGCCGCCGTCACGGACCCGAGGGACTCAAGCGGTACGTCGACGTCCGAACGATCGCGACCTCCCGAATCGGACCGATGGACGCGCCGCCGGGTATCTCACCGCGCTGGTTCGCTCGCTTCATGTTCGGTCTAACTGCCGTCCAGCGACGGCTCGCCAGGTGGTTGCCGTGA
- a CDS encoding polysaccharide deacetylase family protein produces MKRRTYLTTTTATVAGLALAGCMGDEADEEDPADVDGDDEYDEEETEEGTEEETEETEETAGILGTFDDFEDLEPWGAFQDIGSIGADPERSSSGSQCARLEPSEEDGQVRVRRSLDEPIDVRNVAPGLAMTASDRGIVRIQLQDEDGDYVEYSQQVMEDMPLTRKNFGLTRVRGEPDLSEVYVLQIIRWFGDDAEGQLWVDDFHFVPDVDTGKVMLQFHGGYESQYTEAMPILQEYDLPATAFVPTDRLRADVAVQGDRLTYDQVGELASAGWTIGSQSAQGVHLGNASSNELESTVTDPIDWLEEQGYEDGARFFAYPGSEYTEESYELAQENYDLAFAGQAECQGYASNPHLCSVVSDPDPDDVATKLDWTAEHGGITSLAFYALEDERSITAVEEAAARIDELVGEGELEVITPAEMADQYVYEG; encoded by the coding sequence ATGAAGCGACGAACGTACCTCACGACGACGACGGCGACTGTTGCTGGTCTCGCTCTCGCGGGCTGCATGGGTGACGAGGCCGACGAAGAAGATCCCGCGGACGTAGACGGCGACGACGAGTACGACGAGGAAGAAACGGAAGAAGGAACGGAAGAAGAAACAGAAGAAACAGAAGAGACGGCGGGAATCCTCGGGACCTTCGACGACTTCGAGGACCTCGAGCCCTGGGGCGCGTTCCAGGACATCGGTTCGATCGGAGCCGACCCGGAACGCTCCTCTAGCGGTTCACAGTGTGCACGACTCGAGCCGAGCGAGGAGGACGGGCAGGTCAGGGTTCGTCGTTCCCTGGACGAACCGATCGACGTCCGCAACGTCGCACCCGGACTCGCGATGACCGCCAGCGACCGCGGGATAGTCCGAATCCAGCTTCAGGACGAGGACGGCGATTACGTCGAGTACAGCCAGCAGGTGATGGAGGACATGCCGCTGACGCGCAAGAACTTCGGCCTCACGCGCGTCCGTGGTGAACCCGACCTGAGCGAGGTCTACGTTCTCCAGATCATCAGGTGGTTCGGCGACGACGCCGAGGGACAGTTGTGGGTCGACGACTTCCATTTCGTTCCCGACGTCGACACCGGGAAGGTCATGCTGCAGTTCCACGGCGGGTACGAGTCTCAGTACACGGAAGCGATGCCGATTCTCCAGGAGTACGACCTTCCGGCGACGGCGTTCGTTCCGACCGACCGACTCCGTGCCGACGTCGCGGTCCAGGGCGACCGGCTCACCTACGACCAGGTCGGCGAACTCGCTAGCGCGGGCTGGACGATCGGCAGCCAGTCCGCACAGGGCGTCCACCTCGGCAACGCGAGTTCGAACGAACTCGAGTCGACCGTGACGGACCCGATCGACTGGCTCGAGGAGCAAGGGTACGAAGACGGCGCGCGGTTCTTCGCGTACCCGGGCTCAGAGTACACCGAGGAGTCGTACGAACTCGCCCAAGAGAACTACGACCTCGCGTTCGCGGGACAGGCCGAGTGTCAGGGGTACGCCAGTAATCCACACCTCTGCTCGGTCGTGTCCGATCCGGACCCCGATGACGTGGCAACCAAACTCGACTGGACGGCCGAACACGGCGGCATCACCTCGCTCGCGTTCTACGCGCTCGAAGACGAGAGATCGATCACCGCAGTCGAAGAAGCTGCCGCACGGATCGACGAACTCGTCGGCGAGGGCGAACTCGAAGTGATCACGCCCGCCGAGATGGCCGACCAGTACGTCTACGAGGGCTGA
- a CDS encoding DUF2267 domain-containing protein, with protein MNYKKFVGQVQHRLEYAQFGPAVKASRAVLTTLGERLQAGEATDLASPLPMEIDRYLTEANHGQRFDYQEFLDRVAEREGVDRADANYHAQQLLAVVADVVPPGNVEKVRGQLPADFEPLFEHVEIDE; from the coding sequence ATGAACTACAAGAAATTCGTCGGACAGGTCCAGCACAGACTCGAGTACGCACAGTTCGGTCCGGCCGTCAAGGCGAGCCGCGCAGTCCTGACGACGCTCGGCGAACGTCTCCAAGCAGGCGAAGCGACGGACCTCGCTAGCCCGCTCCCGATGGAGATCGACCGTTACCTGACCGAAGCAAACCACGGACAGCGCTTCGACTACCAGGAATTTCTCGACCGAGTCGCCGAACGTGAAGGCGTCGATCGGGCGGACGCGAACTATCACGCACAGCAACTGCTCGCCGTCGTCGCCGATGTCGTCCCGCCCGGTAACGTCGAGAAGGTACGGGGACAGCTCCCAGCGGACTTCGAACCGCTGTTCGAACACGTCGAGATTGACGAGTGA
- a CDS encoding class I SAM-dependent methyltransferase, with amino-acid sequence MSDDLPPAPIAPVSRPKAAARDWYDFLSAWYDLVADSFEAPARESGLRLLDPGYGERILDVGCGTGTALVPIARAVGAAGTAVGIDLAPGMCRSSRRALANAGVDPGAVVMGDAATLPVPDDAFDALFASFVLELFDTVELPAVLEEWRRVLEPNGRLCVVALSRRPGPVTELYEWIHERFPTTVDCRPIYVRETLLESGFRVVDGRSERVWRLPAEVVLVRQASSRS; translated from the coding sequence GTGAGCGACGACCTCCCGCCAGCCCCAATCGCTCCCGTTTCCCGACCGAAAGCGGCCGCCAGGGACTGGTATGACTTCCTGAGCGCCTGGTACGATCTCGTTGCCGACTCGTTCGAAGCCCCGGCACGAGAGAGCGGTCTACGGCTGCTCGACCCCGGATACGGCGAACGAATTCTCGACGTCGGCTGTGGGACCGGCACGGCACTCGTCCCGATCGCTCGAGCCGTCGGCGCGGCGGGAACTGCAGTCGGGATCGACCTCGCGCCGGGCATGTGCCGGTCGTCGCGGCGAGCGCTTGCAAACGCTGGCGTCGATCCTGGCGCCGTCGTCATGGGCGACGCGGCGACGCTGCCCGTTCCCGACGACGCCTTCGACGCACTGTTTGCGAGTTTCGTCCTCGAACTGTTCGACACCGTGGAACTCCCCGCCGTTCTCGAGGAGTGGCGACGCGTCCTCGAGCCGAACGGACGGCTCTGTGTCGTGGCGCTGTCTCGCCGTCCCGGCCCAGTAACCGAACTCTACGAGTGGATTCACGAGCGGTTTCCGACGACCGTCGACTGTCGGCCGATCTACGTCAGGGAGACGCTTCTCGAGTCCGGCTTTCGGGTCGTCGACGGCCGATCGGAACGGGTCTGGCGGTTGCCGGCCGAGGTTGTCCTGGTTCGGCAAGCGTCGTCGCGGTCGTAA
- a CDS encoding universal stress protein, which translates to MPQHVLVPVDGSDHGFAGLEYSLASFPDAALTALYAVDPTHDHGATAGGDPPSTERARERGERVLERAAGRADEYGHDSGFETLLRTGTPHTEILSVAADDDRGIDHVVLGSHGESQIKRPFLGRVSEAIVRRAPVSTTVVPESTTAMRERELPGTALVPVDGSEQADAALEYVLAQFPDADHVAFHALSLPFDRPRSDVAGTYLEKVVTAHERRAEEILESATELADDHDATIETATGDEKPAAAIVEYAETEGVDQIVMGSHGRSLAARLLTGSVAERVARRSPRPVTLVRGRPGTI; encoded by the coding sequence ATGCCACAGCACGTTCTCGTCCCGGTCGACGGTTCAGACCACGGCTTTGCCGGCCTCGAGTACAGCCTCGCGTCGTTTCCCGACGCCGCACTGACCGCACTCTACGCCGTCGATCCGACCCACGACCACGGAGCGACCGCCGGGGGCGACCCTCCGTCGACGGAACGGGCCCGCGAGCGCGGCGAACGTGTCCTCGAGCGGGCGGCCGGCCGGGCCGACGAGTACGGCCACGATTCTGGGTTCGAGACACTGCTCCGGACCGGAACGCCACACACGGAGATTCTATCCGTGGCTGCCGACGACGACCGAGGGATCGACCACGTCGTCCTCGGCAGTCACGGCGAGTCGCAGATCAAGCGACCGTTTCTCGGTCGCGTCAGCGAGGCCATCGTCCGCCGTGCCCCGGTGTCGACGACGGTCGTCCCCGAGTCGACAACGGCGATGCGAGAACGCGAACTACCTGGGACGGCCCTCGTGCCGGTCGACGGCTCCGAACAGGCAGACGCGGCACTCGAGTACGTGCTCGCGCAGTTTCCCGACGCCGACCACGTCGCCTTCCACGCCCTGTCGCTGCCGTTCGATCGCCCGCGATCCGACGTCGCAGGGACCTACCTCGAGAAAGTCGTGACCGCTCACGAGCGACGCGCCGAGGAGATCCTCGAGTCGGCGACGGAACTCGCCGACGATCACGACGCGACGATCGAGACGGCAACCGGCGACGAGAAGCCGGCGGCGGCGATTGTCGAGTACGCCGAGACGGAAGGCGTCGACCAGATCGTCATGGGGAGCCACGGTCGGTCGCTCGCCGCACGGCTCCTGACAGGGTCTGTCGCAGAACGGGTCGCCCGTCGGTCGCCCCGGCCAGTAACGCTAGTCCGGGGGCGTCCCGGCACAATATAA
- a CDS encoding class I SAM-dependent methyltransferase, translated as MSDAFGRALLDHYRGQREDPLYQRDGDRVLSHPVEDFYFGEFEAETDTGWLESHLEGSLLDVGAGAGRDALYFQARFETVALEVSESLVTLLAERGVEDVRHGNMFDLRETFDHDRFRSVLIVGTQLGLAGSMAGLQALLEDLATITTPAATVVVDGYDPTSERADEMLGFRADPTPGLAYRVLHYEYADLVGDTLFFRLFSPDRLREATTGTDWIVTEVRRPRDTYYYRASLEKQ; from the coding sequence ATGTCGGACGCGTTCGGACGGGCGTTGCTGGACCACTATCGGGGCCAGCGGGAGGACCCGCTGTACCAGCGTGACGGCGACAGGGTGTTGTCCCATCCGGTCGAGGACTTCTACTTCGGCGAGTTCGAGGCCGAAACGGACACAGGATGGCTCGAGTCACACCTCGAGGGGTCGTTGCTCGACGTCGGGGCCGGTGCCGGCCGGGACGCGCTGTACTTCCAGGCGCGGTTCGAGACTGTCGCACTCGAGGTCAGCGAGTCGCTGGTGACGCTTCTTGCGGAACGTGGCGTCGAAGACGTTCGCCACGGCAACATGTTCGACCTCCGCGAGACGTTCGACCACGACCGGTTCCGGTCGGTCCTGATCGTCGGGACTCAGTTGGGGCTCGCGGGGTCGATGGCGGGCCTCCAGGCATTGCTCGAGGACCTCGCAACGATCACGACGCCGGCGGCGACGGTCGTCGTCGACGGCTACGATCCAACGTCCGAGAGAGCAGACGAGATGCTGGGATTCCGCGCCGATCCGACACCGGGACTGGCCTACCGCGTGCTTCACTACGAGTACGCCGACCTGGTCGGCGACACCCTGTTCTTCCGACTGTTCAGCCCCGACCGTCTCCGTGAGGCGACGACCGGCACCGACTGGATCGTCACGGAGGTTCGCCGACCACGCGACACCTACTACTACCGGGCGTCGCTCGAGAAGCAATGA
- the ppc gene encoding phosphoenolpyruvate carboxylase, with protein MQLHNRGVRQDVRELGALLGEVIKDQTSRSAFDTVESCRQRSIEYRSGDLESREPIVSQLTNRSPHQQQTVARAFTTYFELINLAEERERVRSIRADSQDGTLEDSLETVAEELSEKDTETVRQVLDDVLIEPTFTAHPTEARRKTVKAKLRTISKHLEALDERLLTDKEKAQMWRDIDAEVTSLWQTPQVRNRQPEPEDEARNVQWYLENTLFDVVGEVYDELADAIDEEVDGDLEIPKLFEFRSWAGSDRDGNPYVTPEVTANTLERQRSIILEQYRDQLKRLSGVLSQDGSRIDAGSAFEASLEHDLERLPGSARTAKQRYPDEPYRQKLKLMRERLDRVGDVRPGGYDDADDLLEDLALIAESLRNNGSERVVDAHVDPIRRRVATFGFSLASLDLREHQEKHTGAIAEALEEEGIDYHALSEEQRVEFLTDAIFQDEPVLDLEDTDGFSDDTSRVLRLFAELGSWQAEYGVEAIDTYCISMTEEPSHVLEVLFLADQAGVVSLPEHCGIDVVPLLETEYALSGARRIMGTLFENEAYAQALEARDHTQEIMLGYSDSNKENGFLAANWSLYKNQRRLGEICDDYDVTMRLFHGRGGSISRGGGPMNEALLALPNSTVTGQVKFTEQGEAIAEKYGNPQIAERNIEQMLNAQLRARKQALEQPEEEVREEWVDAMETMADAARQEYRDLLESDGFVQYFEQATPITVIENLNLGSRPASRSGERTVEDLRAIPWVFSWTQCRCILPGWYAVAAGIDAYLDAGGSTETLQEMYDEWPFFRTTLDNAALSLSRTELGIAEMYAELADEDLRKRFFPRVADEYERAVELIQTIGQRDQLHTRDWLGENLERRNPYVDPLNLLQVYLLDQTHRTDVEERTLRLTVKGIAAGMKNTG; from the coding sequence ATGCAACTCCACAACAGGGGCGTCCGACAGGACGTCCGCGAACTCGGCGCGTTGCTCGGCGAGGTGATCAAAGACCAGACCTCCCGAAGCGCGTTCGACACCGTCGAATCGTGTCGGCAACGGTCGATCGAGTACCGGTCCGGCGATCTCGAGTCCCGCGAACCGATCGTCTCGCAACTCACGAATCGCTCGCCACACCAGCAACAGACCGTCGCGCGTGCATTTACGACTTACTTCGAACTGATCAATCTCGCAGAGGAACGCGAACGAGTTAGATCGATCCGGGCCGACTCCCAGGACGGAACACTAGAAGACAGCCTCGAGACGGTCGCCGAGGAACTCAGCGAGAAAGACACCGAAACCGTTCGGCAGGTGCTCGACGACGTCCTGATCGAGCCGACGTTCACCGCTCACCCAACGGAAGCCCGACGAAAGACCGTCAAGGCGAAGCTCCGGACGATTTCGAAGCACCTCGAGGCGCTCGACGAACGGCTGTTGACCGACAAAGAGAAAGCCCAGATGTGGCGTGACATCGACGCCGAGGTGACGAGCCTCTGGCAGACGCCCCAGGTCAGAAATCGTCAACCCGAACCCGAAGACGAGGCCCGGAACGTCCAGTGGTACCTCGAGAACACGCTGTTCGATGTCGTCGGCGAAGTGTACGACGAACTCGCCGACGCGATCGACGAGGAAGTCGATGGCGACCTCGAGATACCGAAACTGTTCGAGTTCCGATCGTGGGCTGGCAGCGACCGCGACGGCAATCCCTACGTCACGCCGGAGGTAACTGCGAACACCCTGGAACGGCAGCGATCGATTATCCTGGAACAGTACCGCGACCAGCTCAAGCGACTCTCGGGCGTGCTGAGCCAGGATGGGAGCCGGATCGACGCCGGCTCGGCGTTCGAGGCGTCGCTCGAACATGACCTGGAACGGCTTCCCGGCAGTGCCCGGACTGCCAAACAGCGGTATCCAGACGAACCATACAGACAGAAACTCAAACTCATGCGCGAGCGGCTGGATCGCGTCGGCGACGTTCGGCCCGGCGGCTACGACGACGCCGATGACCTCCTCGAAGACCTCGCGCTGATAGCCGAGAGCCTGCGAAACAACGGCTCAGAACGCGTCGTCGATGCACACGTCGATCCGATCCGGCGGCGGGTTGCGACCTTCGGCTTCTCGCTTGCCAGCCTGGACCTGCGCGAACACCAGGAGAAACACACCGGAGCCATCGCCGAGGCACTCGAGGAGGAGGGAATCGACTACCACGCCCTCTCGGAGGAACAACGCGTCGAGTTTCTCACCGACGCAATCTTCCAGGACGAACCCGTCCTCGATCTCGAGGACACCGACGGCTTCTCCGACGATACCTCTCGCGTGCTCCGGCTGTTCGCCGAACTCGGGAGCTGGCAGGCCGAGTACGGCGTCGAGGCGATCGATACCTACTGTATCTCGATGACCGAGGAGCCGAGTCACGTTCTCGAAGTCCTCTTTCTCGCCGACCAGGCCGGCGTCGTCTCCTTGCCCGAACACTGTGGGATCGACGTGGTACCGCTGCTCGAGACCGAGTACGCCCTCTCCGGCGCGCGGCGGATCATGGGGACGCTGTTCGAGAACGAAGCCTACGCCCAGGCGCTCGAGGCCCGTGACCACACTCAGGAGATCATGCTGGGGTACTCGGATTCGAACAAAGAGAACGGCTTCCTCGCGGCGAACTGGTCGCTGTACAAGAACCAGCGTCGTCTCGGCGAGATCTGTGACGACTACGACGTGACGATGCGGTTGTTCCACGGCCGAGGTGGCTCCATCTCCCGAGGTGGTGGCCCGATGAACGAGGCACTGCTCGCTCTGCCCAACAGCACCGTCACGGGCCAGGTCAAGTTCACCGAACAGGGCGAAGCGATCGCCGAAAAGTACGGAAACCCCCAGATCGCCGAACGAAACATCGAGCAGATGCTCAACGCACAGCTCCGAGCGCGCAAACAAGCTCTCGAGCAGCCCGAAGAGGAGGTCCGCGAGGAGTGGGTCGACGCCATGGAGACGATGGCCGATGCCGCCCGACAGGAGTACCGCGACCTCCTCGAGAGCGACGGCTTCGTCCAGTACTTCGAGCAAGCGACGCCGATCACCGTCATTGAGAACCTCAATCTCGGTTCGCGACCGGCATCCCGGTCCGGCGAGCGGACGGTCGAAGACCTGCGGGCGATTCCGTGGGTGTTCTCCTGGACCCAGTGTCGGTGCATTCTGCCGGGCTGGTACGCGGTTGCGGCCGGAATCGACGCGTACTTGGACGCCGGTGGCTCGACGGAGACGCTCCAGGAGATGTACGACGAGTGGCCGTTCTTCCGGACCACGCTCGATAACGCTGCGCTGTCGCTGTCTCGCACCGAACTCGGGATCGCCGAAATGTATGCGGAACTGGCCGACGAGGACCTTCGCAAGCGGTTTTTCCCCCGCGTGGCCGACGAGTACGAACGTGCGGTCGAACTGATCCAGACCATTGGCCAGCGCGACCAGCTACACACCCGCGACTGGCTGGGCGAGAACCTCGAGCGGCGCAACCCCTACGTCGATCCGCTGAACCTGCTGCAGGTATACTTGCTCGATCAGACCCACCGGACCGACGTCGAGGAACGGACCCTTCGGCTGACGGTGAAGGGTATCGCCGCCGGCATGAAAAACACGGGATAG